The genomic region TGCCGAAGGTGGTCAGGCGCAGCTTCGTGCCGGCGCCGAACTACGCGCGCGCGGTGCTCACACACCTCACCCCGGGGCAGGCCCCGCTGCTGGTCGCGGTCGAGCACGAGCTGCGCCGGATGGGCGGTCCGGAGATCCCGCGGGATTCCTGGTCGCTGGCCGCCGTCCCGGACCATCTGCGGATCACCTTCCGGGTCGAGGATGCTCGCGGGGCGGTGCTCGCCGAGGGCAAGGACCTCGACGCGATCAAGCAGCGGCTGCGGCCGCGGACCCGGGAGGCCGTCGCCGCCGCCGCGGACGGCGTCGAACGGACCGGGCTGCGGTCCTGGGACGGCGTCGGCAGCCTGCCCAGGGTCGTCGAGCTGCGCCGCGGCGGCCACGTCGTCAAGGCCTTCCCGGCGCTGGTCGACGAGGGCAGCACCGTCGCAGTCCGGGCCACCGACACCGAGACCGAGCAGCGCCAGGCGATGTGGGCCGGCACCCGCCGGCTCGTGCTGCTCGGCGTCGCCTCCCCGATCCGCGGCCTCAACGGGCGGCTGTCCAACGCGGCGAAGCTGGCCCTGAGCCACAACCCGCACCGCGACGCCGCCGACCTGCTCGACGACTGCGTGCGGGCCGCCGCCGACCGCCTCATCACCGCCGCGGGCGGCCCGGCCTGGGACGAGGCGGGCTTCACCGCGCTGCTCGCCGCGGTGCGCGCCGGCCTGCCCGAGGCGTCGTTCGCGGTCGTCCGCGAAGTCCAGCAGGTCCTCGCGCTCAGCCACACGGTCGACCTGGCGCTGCGGGACCTGCGCGCCCCGGCGTTGGCCGCCTCGGTCGCCGACGCCCGCGGGCAGCTCGACGCGTTGATCTACCGCGGTTTCGTCACCGACACCGGCGCGGACCGGCTCGCCGACCTCGCCCGCTACCTCACCGCGCTGGAACGGCGGCTGGAACGGCTGCCCCGCGACCCCGGCCGGGACCGGATCAACACGGCGACGGTCGGACGGGCGCGGGAGGCCTACCGGGAGCTGCTGGCGACGGTGCCGGCGGGTCGCGAGCCGGGCGAGGAGATCCGCCGCATCCGCTGGATGCTCGAGGAGCTGCGGGTGAGCCTGTTCGCCCAGAACCTGCGCACCCCGTACCCCGTCTCCGAGGAACGCGTCTACCGCGCCATCGACACCCTTCTCGGCTGACGCCTTCGACCCCGGGCCTACCGCGGGGGTAACTTCACGCTTGCTCTGCGTGGTGGGATGATGTCCACTCTGCGGATGTCGGCTCTGCGGATGTCGGCTCTGCGGATGTCGGCGGCGATGCGCCGGTTCGCCCCGGCGCTCGGCCTGCCTGCGCGCGCCGAACCGTCCGCCGTCCTCGCGCGCGCCTCGACCGGACCGACCTTCGCTGAATGATCATCCTGGACGGCGCCCCCGGCCTCGACGCGCTGCCGGCATGGCTGCTCCCGGCCGAGGCCGGGCGGGTGCTGCTGACCTCCCGCGACCCCAGCTGGGAGCCATGCGACCGGACCCTGCCGGTCGGCTCCCTGAGCCGACCGGAGGCGATCACCCTCAGCTCGGACTCCGGCCAGATTGAGGCCAGATCATGCCGAGGCTTCGGCACGGTTTTTCGGCCGAAAACCGTGCCTAACCCTCGGCACGATTCTGTACACGGTCGATCGCAGAGAGGCACTAAGTGGGTGGCACGGCCAGTGGCCGCAGAGGGCGGTGAGCCGACCCCGCGGCCCAGATCGGGGCGACCCGGATCGGGGCGACCCGGATCGGGGCGGCCCAGATCGGGACGGTCGGGACCGGGACGGTCGGGACCGGGACGGTCGGGACCGGGACGGTCAGATCGCGCCGCCCGGATCGCGCCGCCCGGACCCTGCGGGACTCGGTCATCCGGTTCCGCGGAACCGGGTCCAGCCGCGAGGTGACACCCGGGAACATGGCGCGGGTCTAACGCCCTTGGTCCTGGCGGTCGGCCGGGAGTACCGGGCCCGGACCGGGTCAGGGCCCGGCAACGGGAGCGGCCGGTGACGCCGCGGCGACGCTGGCGCCCAGGGCGGAGCCGATGTCCAGGGCTGAGTTGGCACCCAAACCGGAGTCGGAGCTCCGGGCGCCGGAGGCGTCCGGGACGACCAGCGTGTCCGGGATGGCCGAAGCGTTCGGGAAGACCGAGGCGTCCGGGATGACCGGGGTGTCGAGGGAGGCGGGGGCGGAGAAGTCCCACAGGGCGCCGATGGCCCACCACGGCCAGGCATGGCCGCCGTCCCACAGGATGTGCTGCAGCTCGGAGCCGGGCGCGAAGCGGCTGGCCTCCGCCTCGCCGTCGGGGAGGTTCATCTTCAGGTAGTCCGACCAGCCGCCGCGCCAGGGCACGGTCCTGTCCGCGGTGCCATGGATGTGCAGCATCCGGACGGGGACGGTCGGGCAGGACACCAGCGCCTGCCCGCCGACCATGCCGACCGCGGCGACGAGGTCGGGGGCCTCGCAGGCGACCCGGGCGGCGAGCATCGCGCCGTTGGAGAAACCCCACACGTACACCCGGCTGCGATCCACCGGGGTGTGGCGGGCGGCGTCGTCGACGATCTGGCGCAGGTAGCCGACGTCGTCGGTGGTGGCCTGGCCGCAGCAGCCGCCGGCGTTCCACGCCTCATGGACACCGACCCCGTAGGCGACGGCGAAGCCATGGGCGTCGGCGAACGGATCCGCCCCCGACATCTCCCGCACGTTCTCGGGGCTGTTGAGCAGGCCGTGCAGGAGGATCACCAGCGGGCGGGCGGTGCCGCGGAATGTGGGCGAGAGCCGGACGTCGGTGTGCAGTTGGTAGGTCCGCCCGGAGGCCAGGCGGTGCACGGCGTCCGCGGCCGCTGCCGCCGGGCCGGTTCCGGCCGGGGAGGGCGCGGCGGACGCGGAAGGCCCGGCGGAGATCTCCGCGCCCAGGGCCGCGGCCAGGCCCCCGGCCGCGGGCGAACCGGCGGCAGCGGGCGCGCTCGTGCCGCCATGCGCGCTCGTGCCGCCATGCGCGCTCGTGCCGCCGGGCGAGCCCGCGCCGGCAGGTGAGCTGCCGCGAGCGGGCGGTCTGCCACCGGACGGCGAAAGGCCACCCGAAGGTGAAAGGCCACCGGACGGCGAAAGGCCACCCGAAGGTGAAAGGCCACCGGACGGCGAAAGGCTGCCCGAAGGTGAAAGGCCGCCAGCGGGCGACAGGCGGCCGGCGTGCGAGACGGCGGCCGATCGGGGGTCGGCGGGGGGCGGGCTGGCCGGTGGGAGCGGGGCGACGCCCGGCAGCCGGGGACCGGCGACGGAGGCGACGGCCGGTAGCCGGGGCGTGTCCGCGGTGGCCGCACCGGCCGCGGCGGCTGCGGTGGGAGCGGCGACTGCGGTGGGGGCAGCGGGTGCGGCGGGTGCGGCGGGTGCGGCGGGTGCGGCGGGTGCGGCGGGTGCGGCGGGTGCGGCGGCTATCGAGGACGGGCCGGTGAGGTGGGCAGTGCCGGCCGAGGACCCTGCGGCGGCCGCCGGGGCCGAGGCGACCGACGCGGCGGTGGCCGACGCGGATGACGACGGCGACAACGCCGCGAGGATGAGGGTGGCCAGGCCGACGGCGACCACGCCGACGATCCCGACTCCGCGCCGCAGCCGTCCCCGCCGGGACAGCCCGACCCGCGCCCAACGCAGCACGGACACCGTCCTCTCAACTCCTCGTCTCCGCCCGGTCAGAGCGGTCATGCTAACCCGCTTCCCGTCAAGAACTCCTATACCGGGCTAGCACAGCACAGCAGAGGGCAGTTCGTCCGAATCCGGACGGCTTGCGCACCCGCCCGGGTGCGCCCGACCGTGCCGCGACCGCCCGGAACCGGGCACCTGCCCGGACCGAACTCGCCCGGCGGACCAGGCCGGACGGACTCGGGCCGCAGCCGTCCCGAAACGCCCGGCCCGGCCGACCGGCCGGGTAGCCCAGACGAGTCCGGGGGGCCGCTTGCGGTGCGTTGTGCACGGTCGGAACCTGCAGACCGTTGTGAGGGAGGGGTCGTGACCCGAGGGTCGAGCGGGAGGCAGGGAGGTAGGCGGGTAGGGAGGTAGGCGGGTAGGGAGGTAGGGAGGTAGGGAGGTAGGGCGCGGCAGGGTGGGGGTACCGCCACTACCCGGCGTTGATCGTCTACGACCTCGAGGAGGCAGGACCTACTCGTCGGGCAGCACCGTGACCGAGGTTCCGGCGACGGCCGAGCACACATGTAGCACTGCTTCGCGGCCGGTGCGGGCGAAATAGGCGGGTTCGAAGGTCTCCGTGAAGGCCTCCAGCCGGGCACGGTCCACCAGAGCCACCGCGCAACCCGCGAACCCGCCTCCGGTCATCCGGGCACCGAAGCAACCCGGGGCGGCGTAGGCCGCGGCCACAGCCGCGTCGAGCTCCGGCCCCGACACCTCGAAATCGTCCCGGATGCCCCGATGGCCGGCCAGTAGCAGCCGGCCGGCCGCCTCGGCGTCGCCGCGGGTCAGCGCCTCGGCGACGGCATCGACTCGCGCGTTCTCGGCGATGACGAAGCGGGCACGGCGCAGCGCCACCGGGTCGAGGCGGCTCGCGGCGTCCGCCGGCAGGGCGTCGAGGTCGCGCAGCGCCGGCACCCCCAGCGCCCGCGCGGCCCGCTCACATTCGGCACGCCGGTCCGCATAGGCACTCGTGACGAGCTCCCGCCGCGAGCCGGTGTCGATGACGACGACGGCGAGCCCGGCCGGCAGCGGCACGGGTGTGACGGTCAGCGTCCGGCAGTCGATGCGCAGGGCGTGCCCGGCGATCCCCCCGACGCAGGCGAGCTGGTCGAGTAGGCCGGTGGCGGCGCCGACCCAGGCGTTCTCCGCTCGCTGGGCGAGCCGGGCGAGCTCCGTCGGCGCGGGCACCGAGCCGGCGAGGTGGGTGCAGGCCACGGCGACCGC from Frankia alni ACN14a harbors:
- a CDS encoding alpha/beta hydrolase family esterase; translation: MSVLRWARVGLSRRGRLRRGVGIVGVVAVGLATLILAALSPSSSASATAASVASAPAAAAGSSAGTAHLTGPSSIAAAPAAPAAPAAPAAPAAPAAPAAPTAVAAPTAAAAAGAATADTPRLPAVASVAGPRLPGVAPLPPASPPPADPRSAAVSHAGRLSPAGGLSPSGSLSPSGGLSPSGGLSPSGGLSPSGGLSPSGGRPPARGSSPAGAGSPGGTSAHGGTSAHGGTSAPAAAGSPAAGGLAAALGAEISAGPSASAAPSPAGTGPAAAAADAVHRLASGRTYQLHTDVRLSPTFRGTARPLVILLHGLLNSPENVREMSGADPFADAHGFAVAYGVGVHEAWNAGGCCGQATTDDVGYLRQIVDDAARHTPVDRSRVYVWGFSNGAMLAARVACEAPDLVAAVGMVGGQALVSCPTVPVRMLHIHGTADRTVPWRGGWSDYLKMNLPDGEAEASRFAPGSELQHILWDGGHAWPWWAIGALWDFSAPASLDTPVIPDASVFPNASAIPDTLVVPDASGARSSDSGLGANSALDIGSALGASVAAASPAAPVAGP
- the galK gene encoding galactokinase encodes the protein MDGGGERAVPAAARAVRAFVAAHGREPTLLVRSPARVNLIGEHTDYNDGLCLPVAIDRELCIALRRTDDVAAGADPAAGAHLRLVSEQDPTPAVIELPPPPADTPPSARATGWTRYVQGVAVQLAASGQLAASGQPAGADLVPWQGALASDIPLGAGLSSSAALELAVAVACTHLAGSVPAPTELARLAQRAENAWVGAATGLLDQLACVGGIAGHALRIDCRTLTVTPVPLPAGLAVVVIDTGSRRELVTSAYADRRAECERAARALGVPALRDLDALPADAASRLDPVALRRARFVIAENARVDAVAEALTRGDAEAAGRLLLAGHRGIRDDFEVSGPELDAAVAAAYAAPGCFGARMTGGGFAGCAVALVDRARLEAFTETFEPAYFARTGREAVLHVCSAVAGTSVTVLPDE